A single window of Candidatus Rokuibacteriota bacterium DNA harbors:
- a CDS encoding adenylate/guanylate cyclase domain-containing protein, with the protein MRTRDASPRSYTPKHLADKILSTRTALEGERKQVTVLFADIEDFTGLAGRLDPEDVHLLMDEVFAILLESVHRYEGTVNQFLGDGIMALFGAPVALEDHAVRAVGAALDIHDTITARADDFRTRFGHSPALRIGLNSGRVVVGKIGDDLRMDYTAQGDTVNLAARLQQLAEVGTVAMGPATHRLVADSVECVSLGAFAVKGRATPIEVFRPIQMLERGALLGISPTSGLSPFVGREEELAVLLEMFTAVRGGDFQTAIVTGEAGGGKSRLLLEFRRRIDHPGLRWFVGHCVPYGRSTPYRPIVKMLRAACGFRENDSPEAAARALGTLLTPLGERRQEVEPVLRYVLGLQAADTELAPLSAVDRRAAITRALDAVIEVLGAAGPLVLVWEDCQWLDPVSAEYLALISQRLPPGPILFVLTFRPDEATELAGRAVGERVLLRPLSPPQAQTLATYLAGGQLSPELVTLVVDRAGGNPLFIEEVTRSLVESGAESIPPTVEALLKARIDRLVPNLKAALCTAAVIGQEFSKALLERVLDDPSDLGATMQELVSLGLITESERTTDVFRFRQPLLQEVAYEGWLTHRRNALHKLIGETIEQIYPHRLFEHLEKLARHFTRSEEWARAVHYDRASGRKATTLCANREAIRRFERANEMLQRLPESLERAGQAIDIRLDLCSPNLQLGRLDEVLRLCREAEPLAKALGDQPRLAHVYSHLSNYHYLKGEPDTATEYGQLCLTMSGGASNPSVPHAPRQYLGTSYHVLGRFQEATAILKEHIEAIEHGEEFKRFGPDNLSYVSSCGWLAFTLSELGDFPRAHEMAARGHQAAAMARHAYVQAIATTFAGLVWHTQGDIGRAFPILRQSLNICLEHQLVVWRPIAGALLGHASVLLGQVSDGLDLLTEAAGLTEQLQVRAYRALWAGRLAEALLVAGQLPKAHETARRALELAVQHKEAGNHARALVVLGTICLRLGPATFDQAHDYLQQGLIESEQLHMRPLLARCYDTLGRLASERGDSAAASPFHERSITIQRELGLNAWWAALLIPPLSVEKRPADLRRYPRTVVAWPVTVKTDQRSFRLLTANVSQLGAKVPFGEPLEIGTPAQLHFQPPDGRPLDVQARVSRADSDGLVFAFASALGEGVLLSSEPPSSGAVVG; encoded by the coding sequence GTGAGGACGCGGGATGCCTCCCCTCGTTCCTATACCCCAAAGCACCTAGCCGACAAGATCCTCAGCACGCGCACAGCGCTCGAGGGCGAGCGGAAGCAGGTGACCGTGCTCTTCGCAGACATCGAGGACTTCACCGGGCTTGCCGGGCGTCTGGACCCCGAAGACGTGCACCTCCTCATGGATGAGGTCTTCGCGATCCTTCTGGAATCCGTCCATCGTTATGAGGGTACCGTCAATCAGTTTCTGGGCGACGGGATCATGGCGCTGTTTGGCGCGCCCGTAGCTCTCGAGGATCATGCGGTGCGAGCGGTGGGGGCAGCGCTCGACATCCACGACACCATCACGGCGCGAGCCGACGACTTCCGGACGCGCTTCGGTCACAGCCCGGCGCTCCGCATCGGCCTCAACTCCGGCCGCGTCGTGGTAGGGAAGATCGGCGATGACTTACGGATGGACTACACTGCACAGGGCGACACGGTCAACCTGGCCGCGCGCCTTCAGCAACTAGCCGAGGTGGGCACGGTGGCCATGGGGCCGGCGACGCACAGGCTGGTGGCTGATTCGGTCGAATGCGTTTCACTCGGCGCTTTCGCAGTAAAGGGCAGGGCGACGCCCATCGAGGTCTTCCGGCCCATTCAGATGCTCGAGCGGGGAGCGCTGTTGGGCATCTCGCCGACATCCGGATTGTCGCCGTTTGTGGGCCGGGAGGAAGAGCTGGCCGTCCTCCTCGAGATGTTCACTGCGGTGCGCGGGGGAGACTTTCAGACCGCCATCGTGACCGGCGAGGCGGGCGGCGGCAAGTCGCGACTCCTGCTCGAATTCAGGCGCCGGATCGACCACCCGGGGCTGCGGTGGTTCGTCGGGCACTGTGTGCCGTACGGGCGGTCGACTCCGTATCGGCCCATTGTGAAAATGCTCCGTGCGGCATGCGGCTTTCGTGAGAACGACTCGCCGGAGGCGGCTGCCCGAGCATTGGGCACGCTGCTGACTCCCTTGGGCGAGCGGCGCCAGGAGGTCGAGCCGGTGCTCCGGTACGTGCTCGGGCTCCAAGCCGCGGACACGGAACTGGCCCCCCTGTCCGCCGTTGACCGCCGGGCGGCCATCACCAGGGCACTGGACGCGGTCATCGAGGTGCTCGGGGCAGCGGGCCCGCTGGTCCTCGTCTGGGAGGACTGCCAGTGGCTCGACCCGGTTAGCGCGGAGTATCTCGCGCTGATCTCGCAGCGCTTGCCTCCTGGTCCGATCCTCTTCGTCCTGACCTTCCGCCCGGACGAGGCGACGGAACTGGCGGGACGTGCCGTCGGCGAGCGCGTCTTGCTCCGGCCCTTGAGTCCCCCCCAGGCCCAGACACTCGCCACCTATCTGGCCGGAGGACAGCTGTCGCCCGAATTGGTCACCCTCGTCGTGGATCGCGCGGGCGGCAATCCGCTCTTCATCGAAGAGGTGACGCGCTCACTAGTGGAGTCCGGCGCGGAGAGCATACCACCGACCGTTGAGGCCCTTCTCAAGGCTCGCATCGACCGGCTTGTCCCCAATCTCAAAGCGGCGCTGTGCACAGCCGCCGTGATCGGTCAGGAGTTCTCGAAGGCACTGCTGGAGCGGGTGCTGGACGACCCCAGCGACCTCGGAGCGACGATGCAGGAGCTCGTGAGCCTCGGGCTGATTACGGAGTCAGAGAGAACGACCGATGTCTTCCGGTTCCGCCAGCCGCTGCTTCAGGAGGTGGCCTACGAGGGCTGGCTCACGCATCGCCGCAATGCACTGCACAAGCTGATCGGTGAGACGATCGAGCAGATTTACCCGCACCGGCTGTTTGAGCACCTCGAGAAGCTGGCGCGGCACTTTACACGCTCGGAAGAGTGGGCTCGCGCCGTCCACTACGACCGGGCATCGGGTCGGAAGGCCACCACGCTGTGCGCGAATCGGGAAGCGATTCGGCGCTTCGAGCGAGCGAACGAGATGCTCCAGCGGCTGCCAGAGAGCCTGGAACGGGCCGGCCAGGCCATCGATATCCGCCTCGACCTGTGTTCCCCGAACCTCCAGCTCGGACGACTTGACGAGGTGTTGCGACTCTGCCGGGAAGCGGAGCCGCTGGCCAAGGCGCTGGGCGACCAACCGAGGCTAGCCCACGTGTACTCGCATTTGAGCAACTACCACTATCTCAAGGGCGAGCCCGACACGGCCACCGAGTACGGGCAGTTGTGCCTCACTATGTCCGGCGGCGCAAGCAACCCGTCGGTGCCGCACGCGCCCCGGCAGTATCTGGGAACGAGCTACCACGTTCTTGGGCGGTTTCAGGAAGCCACGGCGATTCTCAAGGAGCACATCGAGGCCATAGAGCATGGAGAGGAGTTCAAGCGTTTCGGACCCGACAATCTCTCCTATGTCTCCTCGTGCGGGTGGCTGGCCTTCACGCTCTCAGAGCTCGGGGACTTTCCGCGGGCCCACGAGATGGCCGCACGAGGCCACCAGGCCGCCGCCATGGCCAGGCACGCGTACGTGCAGGCCATCGCCACGACCTTCGCCGGCCTCGTCTGGCACACTCAGGGAGACATCGGCCGGGCTTTTCCGATTCTCAGGCAAAGTCTCAACATCTGTCTCGAGCACCAGCTGGTTGTGTGGCGCCCTATCGCGGGCGCGCTGCTGGGGCATGCCTCTGTGCTGCTTGGCCAAGTTTCAGATGGGCTCGACCTGCTCACCGAAGCGGCTGGGCTGACGGAGCAGTTGCAGGTCCGGGCATACCGGGCCCTCTGGGCTGGGCGCCTGGCGGAGGCGCTTTTGGTAGCGGGTCAGCTCCCGAAGGCCCACGAGACTGCCCGCCGCGCGCTGGAACTGGCCGTACAGCACAAGGAAGCAGGCAACCACGCCCGCGCGCTCGTCGTCCTCGGGACAATCTGTCTGCGACTTGGCCCGGCCACGTTTGACCAGGCTCACGACTACCTCCAGCAAGGACTCATTGAGTCCGAGCAGCTCCACATGCGCCCGCTTCTCGCGCGCTGCTACGACACCCTCGGGCGGCTGGCAAGCGAACGGGGTGATTCCGCGGCGGCCTCGCCCTTCCACGAAAGGTCGATCACAATCCAGAGGGAGCTAGGTTTGAATGCGTGGTGGGCGGCGCTCTTGATTCCGCCTCTATCGGTGGAGAAGCGGCCGGCAGACCTACGGCGATACCCGCGAACCGTCGTTGCGTGGCCGGTCACGGTTAAAACGGACCAACGAAGCTTCCGCCTGTTGACAGCGAACGTGAGCCAGCTTGGAGCGAAAGTCCCATTTGGCGAGCCTCTGGAAATTGGCACCCCGGCCCAGCTTCACTTCCAGCCTCCCGACGGGCGACCACTTGATGTGCAGGCCAGGGTGTCGCGCGCAGACTCTGACGGGCTGGTTTTTGCCTTCGCCAGCGCTCTGGGCGAAGGAGTCTTGCTCTCTTCGGAGCCCCCCTCGAGCGGCGCGGTCGTCGGGTGA
- a CDS encoding sialidase family protein, with product MRERFCLLALLGVACLAGPAFAEPRYEWQWTIAPGILLSNQAPTLAALPDGTVLACWSGGSPETARDVQIYCSRSGPGSRSWERPRPVVQRGERARGSWLKNLTLGNPVLFLDHQRYLWLFYAAVDAPLGWSGSHVDYKVSHDLGKTWGSSRRLVAGWGNLPRNSALALGSDGRVLLPVYHELFGTHGYVLELKINRGAIEGVESRRIPGGDHLQPALVWAEPRRVVAYLRSASPRVPHVLRSEYDQASDRWSQPEALALPNSNSAVAAVNTGDGGILLAYNDSPTERTPLSLAYSRNSRRFTKIWDFESAPDLRFSYPALIRAADGTYHLVYRTQESWAPAVKHVMFNQEWLTLRLRAAGIPKGN from the coding sequence GTGCGTGAGCGCTTCTGCCTGCTGGCGCTCTTGGGCGTGGCCTGTCTGGCGGGGCCTGCCTTCGCTGAGCCGCGGTACGAGTGGCAGTGGACGATCGCGCCGGGCATCCTGCTTTCGAATCAGGCGCCGACGCTCGCCGCGCTTCCCGACGGCACCGTCCTCGCATGCTGGTCGGGGGGGAGTCCGGAGACGGCGAGGGATGTGCAGATCTATTGCAGCCGCTCCGGTCCCGGCTCCCGCAGCTGGGAGCGGCCGCGGCCGGTCGTGCAGCGCGGGGAGCGCGCGCGGGGCTCATGGCTCAAGAATCTGACCTTGGGGAATCCGGTTCTGTTCCTCGATCACCAGCGCTACCTCTGGCTCTTCTACGCCGCCGTGGACGCCCCGCTCGGCTGGAGCGGCTCACACGTGGACTACAAGGTTTCCCATGACCTGGGAAAAACCTGGGGCTCCAGCCGTCGGCTGGTGGCGGGCTGGGGCAACCTGCCGAGGAACAGCGCGCTGGCGTTGGGCTCGGACGGCCGCGTCCTGCTCCCCGTGTATCACGAGCTGTTCGGCACGCACGGCTACGTCCTCGAGCTGAAAATCAACCGCGGCGCAATCGAAGGGGTCGAGTCGCGCCGCATTCCGGGCGGCGATCATCTCCAGCCCGCGCTCGTGTGGGCCGAGCCGCGGCGGGTCGTCGCCTACTTGAGGTCGGCCAGCCCGCGCGTGCCCCACGTGCTCAGGTCCGAATACGACCAGGCGAGCGACAGGTGGAGCCAGCCCGAAGCACTGGCGCTCCCAAACTCGAACTCGGCGGTCGCCGCGGTGAACACGGGCGACGGGGGAATCCTCCTCGCGTACAACGATTCTCCGACGGAGCGTACCCCGCTCAGCCTGGCGTACTCGCGGAACAGCCGGCGCTTCACGAAGATTTGGGACTTCGAGAGCGCGCCGGACCTGCGCTTCTCCTACCCGGCGCTGATCCGGGCGGCGGACGGCACGTACCACCTGGTGTACCGGACTCAGGAGAGCTGGGCCCCCGCGGTCAAGCACGTGATGTTCAATCAGGAGTGGCTGACGCTCAGGCTTCGCGCCGCGGGAATCCCCAAGGGGAACTGA
- a CDS encoding glycosyltransferase family 1 protein encodes MTADARLAINASIVGGNPTGLGIYSIKLIRALDEIRNDFFVYTSSGGAFGSLRARTGRVPRATRPDYGARGHLIRLLWLQGALRLWLSKTRAQGLLNTVPEGVLRSPVPQVTVVHDLLPLRFPPEYPRQQYYFRFLVPRILHDSRLVIADSEHTRSDILDHYDVPAGKVKVIYPGYDSSAFFCSRPNSSPRTRQDPYILYVGNLLPHKNLPRLLDAFALLRRRLPCRLIIRGEGRPAHARLLRERIESLGLRDAVAFAGYTGEDSLRQLYSDAACLVLPSLGEGFGLPVLEAMACGTPVITASASSLPEVAGDAALMVDPYDALGLADAMYRTLTDNDLREDLRQRGLRRVAAFTWRRTALEVSRLLDGAFGQSEAHCRALPLHDRA; translated from the coding sequence ATGACGGCTGACGCCAGGCTGGCGATCAACGCGTCCATCGTCGGAGGCAACCCAACCGGACTCGGCATCTATTCCATCAAGCTCATCCGCGCGCTGGACGAGATCCGCAACGACTTCTTCGTTTACACGTCTTCCGGCGGCGCATTCGGATCCCTTCGAGCCAGGACAGGGAGAGTGCCCCGGGCCACACGCCCGGACTATGGAGCTCGGGGACACCTCATCCGCCTCTTGTGGCTTCAGGGCGCGCTCCGGCTGTGGCTGTCGAAGACCCGCGCGCAGGGGCTTCTGAACACCGTACCGGAAGGGGTCCTGCGCTCGCCGGTTCCTCAGGTCACGGTGGTTCACGATCTATTGCCTCTGAGGTTCCCGCCTGAATACCCGCGCCAGCAGTACTACTTTCGCTTCCTCGTTCCGCGGATCCTCCATGATTCGCGCCTCGTGATTGCGGACTCCGAGCACACGCGCAGTGATATTCTCGACCACTATGACGTTCCCGCCGGCAAGGTCAAGGTCATCTATCCGGGATACGACTCGAGCGCGTTCTTCTGCAGCCGGCCCAACTCGTCGCCGCGGACTCGGCAGGATCCGTATATCCTGTACGTCGGCAATCTGCTGCCGCATAAGAACCTCCCGCGCCTTCTCGATGCCTTTGCGCTGCTTCGCCGGCGTCTTCCGTGCAGGCTGATCATCCGCGGGGAAGGCCGCCCGGCCCATGCGCGACTCCTGCGAGAACGGATCGAGAGCCTCGGACTTCGCGATGCCGTCGCATTCGCGGGCTACACGGGCGAGGACAGTCTTCGCCAGCTCTACTCGGATGCCGCGTGCCTCGTGCTCCCTTCGCTCGGTGAAGGGTTCGGCCTCCCCGTGCTCGAAGCGATGGCCTGTGGGACGCCCGTCATCACGGCCAGCGCGTCCTCGCTGCCTGAGGTCGCGGGAGACGCCGCCCTCATGGTCGACCCCTACGATGCTCTCGGTTTGGCGGACGCCATGTACCGTACGCTGACCGATAACGACCTTCGCGAGGATCTCCGGCAGCGGGGCCTGCGGCGGGTCGCGGCCTTCACCTGGAGGCGAACGGCGCTCGAGGTGTCCCGGCTGCTCGACGGGGCTTTCGGCCAGAGCGAAGCGCACTGTCGGGCCTTACCTCTGCACGACCGTGCGTGA
- a CDS encoding glycosyltransferase family 4 protein, with protein MSGRIAVLELLPTSTPGGGPKQVYDFVRELPKSEFEVVVGAPRDGIFFERFQALGLRVVEFPPSRLSLRHLLLAIRLIRQFDIAVVHTHGKGPGFYGRLAAWWAGVSAVHTFHGIHYASYSRIGRWLYLALERRLSRLSRTIINVSASQSVEGLSLRLFKAEQNAVVVNGIALEETGRATSGSPVRRETLGLGADDIVLGCISRFDPIKRLDVLLAAFHRLVGRLPRATLLLVGAGTEEERIRRLAFDMGLQDRVIFTGFLENPARVYPVLDLYVSASQKEGLPLSLVEAMCSGLAVVATDVPGHRDVVTHGKTGLLVPPNDSAALADAILSLISDPARRRAMGEAGRRRALEEFGIGLMVEATAAIYRRARAPRSSHRDGDDG; from the coding sequence ATGAGCGGCCGCATCGCCGTCCTCGAGCTGCTGCCCACCTCCACCCCCGGCGGTGGCCCGAAGCAGGTCTATGACTTCGTGCGCGAGCTTCCCAAGAGCGAGTTCGAGGTGGTGGTCGGCGCACCGCGCGACGGGATCTTCTTCGAACGCTTCCAGGCTCTCGGGCTCCGAGTCGTGGAGTTCCCGCCGAGCCGCTTGAGCCTCCGTCACCTACTGCTCGCCATTCGCCTGATCCGTCAATTCGACATCGCGGTTGTCCACACCCACGGCAAAGGGCCGGGCTTCTACGGCCGGCTGGCCGCTTGGTGGGCGGGGGTGTCGGCCGTCCATACCTTCCACGGCATTCACTACGCCAGCTACTCGCGGATAGGCCGGTGGCTCTACCTGGCACTCGAGCGGCGGCTCTCGCGCCTCAGCCGCACGATCATCAACGTGTCCGCCTCCCAAAGCGTCGAGGGGCTCAGCCTCCGGCTCTTCAAAGCCGAGCAGAACGCGGTCGTCGTCAACGGCATTGCTCTTGAGGAGACCGGTCGAGCGACTTCGGGATCTCCCGTCCGCCGCGAGACATTGGGACTTGGCGCGGACGACATTGTACTCGGATGCATCAGCCGCTTCGACCCGATCAAGCGGCTTGACGTTCTCCTGGCGGCGTTCCACCGGCTGGTCGGGCGCCTCCCGCGGGCGACCCTCCTCCTGGTGGGGGCCGGTACGGAAGAGGAGCGGATCCGGCGGTTGGCGTTCGACATGGGCCTGCAGGACCGCGTCATCTTCACCGGCTTCTTGGAGAACCCGGCCCGGGTCTACCCCGTCCTCGATCTGTACGTCAGCGCATCGCAGAAGGAGGGGCTGCCCTTGTCTCTCGTCGAAGCGATGTGCTCCGGCCTCGCTGTCGTCGCCACCGACGTGCCCGGCCATCGTGACGTCGTGACCCACGGCAAGACCGGCCTCCTGGTGCCTCCCAACGACAGCGCCGCGCTGGCGGATGCGATCCTGTCGCTCATCTCCGACCCTGCTCGGCGCAGAGCGATGGGCGAGGCCGGCCGGCGGCGCGCCCTCGAGGAATTCGGAATCGGGCTCATGGTGGAGGCAACGGCGGCGATCTACCGGAGGGCCCGCGCTCCCCGATCGAGTCACCGGGACGGCGATGACGGCTGA